Proteins from one Dysgonomonas sp. HDW5A genomic window:
- a CDS encoding glycoside hydrolase family 3 N-terminal domain-containing protein gives MKKLYLSILGISMLALGYSQNSYEVVTNKKGATLGYSPNSGVTILTVNGLKFKDLNKNGKLDPYEDWRLPADVRAKDLAKQMSVEQIAGLMLYSGHQAIPANAKGFAAGTYNGKTFKESGLQPWALSDAQKKFLKDDNLRHVLIVGVQSPEVAAKWNNEMQAYVESIGLGIPANNSSDPRHSGQVTGSTVAEFNAGAGGDISVWPDGLGMAATFDPALVKQFGHIAAQEYRALGIATALSPQIDLATEPRWYRASMTFGESPELATDMARAYIDGFQTSTGVDEIKDGWGYKSVNAMVKHWPSGGPEEGGRDGHWAFGKFAVYPGSNFETHLKPFTEGAFKLNGKTGMASAVMPYYTISYNQAKDGTNYGNGFSKYIITDLLRDKYKYDGVVCTDWGITKNEGKTPGDFEGKPWGAETLTVAERHYLALMAGMDQFGGNNEIAPILEAYKMGEKEKGEAFIRNRFEQSAVRLLRNIFRLGLFENPYLDPQESAKVVGNPEFMQVGYDTQVKSIVMLKNKNNVLPITEKKTVFIPKTYIPAVKDWWGNWSQPRLTTPVNTELLKKYYNVTEDPSQADFAIVFISSPYNNNDGGGYDKNDRKAGGNGYVPITLQYGTYTATDAREHSIAAGDPVVDPTITNRSYKNKTVTASNTMDLKTVLDTKEMMGDKPVIVVANVSRGMIFNEFEDKVDGIIVRFSVTEQPVLDIISGKSEPSGLLPMQMPASMSAVEKQYEDVPFDMECHKDTEGNLYNFGYGLNWKGVIKDARTAKYGLK, from the coding sequence ATGAAGAAATTATATCTAAGTATTCTGGGTATCTCGATGTTAGCACTTGGCTACTCCCAAAATAGCTATGAGGTAGTAACTAATAAAAAAGGAGCTACTCTGGGATATTCTCCTAATTCGGGGGTGACAATTTTAACCGTTAACGGACTTAAATTTAAAGACCTCAATAAAAATGGTAAACTTGATCCGTATGAAGATTGGCGCTTGCCTGCTGATGTGAGAGCTAAAGATTTAGCAAAACAAATGTCGGTAGAGCAAATTGCAGGTTTGATGCTATATAGTGGTCATCAGGCAATACCTGCTAATGCTAAAGGCTTTGCAGCCGGAACTTATAATGGTAAAACATTTAAAGAAAGTGGCCTTCAGCCTTGGGCTTTATCGGATGCACAAAAGAAATTTTTAAAAGACGATAATTTACGACATGTGTTAATTGTAGGGGTGCAGAGCCCTGAAGTTGCAGCCAAGTGGAATAATGAAATGCAAGCATATGTCGAAAGTATTGGTTTGGGTATTCCTGCGAATAATAGTTCCGACCCACGCCACTCGGGTCAAGTAACAGGTTCTACTGTTGCCGAGTTTAATGCAGGAGCCGGAGGAGATATTTCGGTATGGCCTGATGGTCTTGGTATGGCGGCCACATTTGACCCTGCTTTGGTGAAACAATTTGGACATATTGCAGCACAGGAGTACAGAGCCTTAGGTATAGCCACAGCTCTTTCACCTCAAATCGATTTGGCAACAGAGCCTCGTTGGTATCGTGCATCTATGACATTTGGTGAAAGCCCTGAATTGGCAACTGATATGGCTCGTGCTTATATCGATGGTTTTCAGACATCAACAGGAGTTGATGAAATCAAAGACGGCTGGGGATATAAGAGTGTGAATGCTATGGTTAAACATTGGCCAAGTGGAGGTCCTGAAGAAGGTGGTCGCGATGGTCACTGGGCTTTTGGTAAATTTGCAGTATATCCGGGCAGTAATTTCGAAACACATTTAAAACCCTTTACAGAAGGAGCGTTTAAATTGAATGGAAAAACGGGTATGGCTTCTGCAGTAATGCCTTATTATACCATATCGTACAATCAAGCGAAAGACGGAACTAACTATGGGAACGGCTTTAGCAAATACATTATAACTGATCTGCTAAGAGATAAATATAAGTACGATGGAGTTGTGTGTACCGATTGGGGTATTACAAAAAATGAAGGCAAAACACCCGGTGATTTTGAAGGAAAACCTTGGGGAGCAGAAACCCTTACAGTTGCAGAGAGACATTATTTAGCTCTTATGGCCGGAATGGATCAGTTTGGAGGAAATAATGAAATTGCTCCTATCTTGGAAGCCTATAAAATGGGCGAGAAGGAAAAAGGAGAAGCATTCATAAGAAATAGATTTGAACAATCGGCAGTACGCTTACTTCGCAATATATTCCGTTTAGGATTATTTGAAAATCCATACCTGGATCCTCAGGAGAGTGCTAAAGTAGTAGGTAATCCCGAGTTTATGCAAGTGGGATATGATACTCAGGTAAAATCTATTGTAATGCTGAAGAATAAAAATAATGTATTACCTATAACTGAAAAGAAAACTGTCTTTATTCCAAAAACATATATTCCGGCTGTTAAAGACTGGTGGGGAAATTGGTCACAACCACGATTGACAACTCCGGTGAATACTGAATTGCTGAAAAAGTATTACAATGTAACAGAAGACCCTTCGCAAGCTGATTTTGCTATTGTATTTATTTCCAGTCCATATAATAATAATGATGGGGGAGGATACGATAAGAACGATCGTAAAGCAGGAGGTAATGGTTATGTGCCTATCACATTGCAGTATGGAACTTATACAGCAACTGATGCTCGTGAGCATAGTATTGCCGCAGGTGACCCTGTTGTAGATCCTACGATAACAAACCGCTCTTACAAAAATAAGACTGTAACAGCATCCAATACGATGGATTTGAAAACGGTACTTGATACTAAAGAAATGATGGGTGATAAACCGGTCATCGTTGTTGCTAATGTCTCAAGAGGTATGATCTTTAATGAATTTGAAGATAAAGTGGATGGTATTATTGTTCGTTTCAGTGTAACAGAACAACCTGTTTTGGATATTATATCCGGAAAGTCAGAACCTTCGGGCTTACTGCCTATGCAAATGCCTGCAAGTATGTCTGCTGTTGAAAAACAATATGAAGACGTACCTTTTGATATGGAGTGCCATAAAGATACGGAAGGCAATTTATATAATTTCGGATACGGGCTTAATTGGAAAGGAGTCATAAAAGATGCCCGTACAGCAAAATACGGATTGAAATAA
- the pyrH gene encoding UMP kinase: protein MVKYNRILLKLSGESLMGDKQYGIDEKRLSEYATQIKEIAEMGVQVGIVIGGGNIFRGLSGASKGYDRVKGDQMGMLATVINSLGLSSALTAIGQKSRVLTAIRMEPIGELYSKWKAIEALENGEVVIISCGTGNPFFTTDTGSALRGIEIEADVMLKGTRVDGIYTADPEKDPTATKFENISYDDVYNKGLKVMDLTATTMCKENNLPIVVFDMDTVGNLAKVMKGENIGTYVHA, encoded by the coding sequence ATGGTAAAATACAACCGAATACTGCTTAAATTAAGCGGTGAATCCCTGATGGGAGACAAACAATATGGTATAGACGAGAAGCGTCTATCGGAATATGCCACACAAATCAAAGAAATAGCCGAAATGGGTGTGCAGGTCGGTATTGTTATCGGTGGAGGAAATATTTTTCGCGGATTGAGTGGTGCCTCGAAAGGCTATGATAGGGTCAAAGGTGACCAGATGGGAATGTTAGCAACCGTTATTAATAGTTTAGGTTTAAGCTCTGCGTTGACCGCTATCGGGCAAAAATCACGTGTCTTAACAGCTATCCGTATGGAACCTATTGGCGAGTTATACTCTAAATGGAAAGCTATAGAGGCTTTGGAAAATGGTGAAGTTGTAATTATTTCGTGCGGCACAGGTAACCCGTTCTTTACCACCGATACAGGTTCTGCTTTGCGTGGCATCGAAATTGAAGCCGATGTGATGTTGAAGGGCACTCGTGTAGACGGCATTTACACCGCCGACCCCGAAAAAGACCCTACCGCAACTAAGTTCGAAAATATATCTTATGATGATGTATACAATAAGGGACTTAAGGTAATGGACTTAACGGCAACAACCATGTGTAAAGAGAATAATCTACCTATTGTGGTCTTTGATATGGACACCGTTGGTAATCTCGCAAAAGTAATGAAGGGCGAAAACATAGGAACGTATGTTCACGCCTAA
- the frr gene encoding ribosome recycling factor, which yields MADIKELEKKAEAKMKSTIEFLEETLAHIRAGKANPRILDGIKLDYYGSITALTGVASVNTPDARTIVIQPWEKNMLGEIEKAIINSDLGLNPDNNGEMIRLSIPPLTEERRKTLVKQSKQEAEEAKISVRNARRDVIDAVKKSVKDGTPEDVAKDAEANIQKIHDKYIKAIDELFADKEKEIMTV from the coding sequence ATGGCAGATATTAAAGAGTTAGAAAAGAAAGCTGAAGCTAAGATGAAATCGACTATCGAATTCTTAGAAGAAACTTTGGCTCACATACGTGCAGGAAAAGCAAATCCTCGTATCCTCGATGGCATAAAACTAGATTATTACGGCAGTATAACCGCTCTTACAGGCGTTGCATCTGTAAACACTCCCGATGCAAGAACCATCGTTATACAACCTTGGGAGAAAAACATGCTTGGTGAGATAGAAAAAGCGATCATTAACTCTGATTTAGGATTAAATCCGGACAATAATGGCGAAATGATTCGTTTATCGATTCCTCCATTAACCGAAGAACGTCGTAAGACTTTGGTAAAACAATCGAAACAAGAGGCAGAAGAAGCTAAAATAAGTGTTCGCAACGCCCGTCGTGATGTTATTGATGCTGTAAAAAAATCAGTAAAAGACGGTACACCCGAAGATGTCGCAAAAGATGCTGAAGCAAATATTCAAAAAATCCACGATAAATATATCAAAGCGATAGACGAATTGTTTGCTGATAAAGAAAAAGAGATCATGACTGTATAA
- a CDS encoding DUF1015 domain-containing protein has translation MATIKPFKGLRPPKSIVKEVASRPYDVLNSHEARLEAESNEKSLYRIIKPEIDFEEQIDEHDPRVYERALQNFNKFQKKGWLVQDEQENYYVYAQTMNGKTQYGLVVCSHVDEYMSGKIKKHELTRKDKEEDRMLHVNINDANIEPVFFAYPDNKELGDIITRVISSPTEYDFITPDNVGHHFWIIDNDKDIRDITNIFVQIPYLYIADGHHRSAAAALVCAEKAKKNPNHTGNEEYNYFMSVCFPASQLNIIDYNRLVKDLNGLTPSEFINRLETSFIVEEKGSDIVRLNSLHTFSVYLDGKCYYLTAKENTYNDNDPIEGLDVTVSSKYILDDILDIKDLRTDKRIDFVGGIRGLKELKQRVDSGEMALAIVLHPVTMEQLMRIADSNNIMPPKTTWFEPKLRSGLVIHKLS, from the coding sequence ATGGCTACAATAAAACCCTTTAAAGGGCTACGCCCACCAAAAAGCATCGTCAAAGAAGTGGCTTCTCGACCTTATGATGTCCTCAATTCGCATGAAGCCCGGTTAGAAGCTGAAAGTAATGAGAAATCGCTGTACCGAATCATCAAGCCTGAGATAGACTTTGAAGAACAGATAGACGAACATGATCCCAGAGTATACGAACGGGCATTGCAAAACTTCAATAAGTTTCAGAAGAAAGGATGGCTCGTACAAGATGAGCAAGAAAATTATTATGTATATGCTCAAACCATGAATGGCAAAACTCAGTACGGACTGGTTGTGTGCTCTCATGTGGATGAATACATGTCGGGCAAAATAAAAAAGCATGAGTTAACACGTAAGGATAAAGAAGAAGACCGCATGCTACATGTCAATATAAATGATGCCAATATAGAGCCTGTATTTTTCGCTTATCCTGATAATAAAGAATTAGGAGACATAATCACCCGAGTAATATCGTCACCAACAGAATACGATTTCATAACTCCCGATAATGTAGGGCATCATTTCTGGATCATCGATAACGACAAGGACATCCGCGATATAACAAATATTTTCGTCCAAATCCCCTATTTATACATAGCAGATGGGCATCACCGATCTGCGGCAGCAGCATTGGTATGTGCTGAAAAAGCCAAAAAGAACCCCAATCATACAGGAAACGAAGAATATAACTACTTTATGTCTGTTTGTTTCCCTGCAAGTCAATTGAACATCATTGACTACAATCGTTTAGTAAAAGATTTGAATGGATTGACTCCTTCTGAATTTATAAACCGACTCGAGACCTCTTTCATCGTTGAAGAAAAGGGATCTGACATCGTTCGTCTAAACTCATTGCATACTTTCTCGGTATATCTTGATGGTAAATGCTACTATTTAACAGCTAAAGAAAACACTTATAATGATAATGATCCGATTGAAGGGTTAGATGTTACCGTTTCATCAAAATATATTCTGGATGATATTTTGGATATCAAAGACTTGAGAACTGATAAGAGAATAGATTTCGTAGGAGGTATCAGAGGATTAAAAGAACTAAAACAAAGGGTAGACAGCGGAGAAATGGCTTTAGCAATTGTTCTTCATCCCGTTACAATGGAGCAACTGATGCGGATTGCCGATTCAAACAATATTATGCCACCTAAGACTACTTGGTTTGAGCCTAAACTAAGATCGGGATTGGTGATTCATAAGTTGAGTTAA
- the rsgA gene encoding ribosome small subunit-dependent GTPase A produces the protein MKGLVIKNTGSWYLVRTDENKNVECKIKGSFRLKDIRSTNPITVGDRVSIIMNEDGTGVITEIQDRKNYIIRRSSNLSKQSHIIASNLDLCFLIVTVCKPITTTVFIDRFLASAEAYRIPVNLLFNKIDIYDEAETEYMEALINLYEYIGYPCYKISAKNSTGLDILNSRLKDKITLFSGHSGVGKSTLINAIVPNSTLKTGDISNYHGKGMHTTTFSEMMELPQGGFIIDTPGIKGFGTVDMNPEEISHYFTEIFKFSHNCRFNNCMHTNEPGCAVREAVENHYISESRYKSYINILEDETDDKYRK, from the coding sequence ATGAAAGGATTGGTTATAAAAAATACCGGAAGCTGGTATCTTGTACGCACGGATGAAAACAAAAACGTAGAATGCAAGATAAAAGGCAGCTTCAGGCTGAAGGACATAAGAAGTACCAATCCCATAACAGTAGGTGACAGAGTATCCATCATCATGAATGAAGATGGAACGGGTGTCATTACTGAAATACAAGATCGTAAGAACTATATTATCAGACGATCATCCAACTTATCGAAGCAATCACATATCATTGCTTCGAATTTAGACTTATGCTTTCTGATAGTAACAGTCTGTAAACCTATCACGACAACTGTATTTATAGACCGGTTTTTAGCCTCGGCCGAAGCCTATCGTATTCCTGTCAATCTGTTATTCAACAAAATAGACATATACGATGAAGCCGAAACCGAATACATGGAGGCTTTAATAAACTTATATGAATATATAGGCTATCCATGTTACAAAATATCAGCAAAAAACAGTACAGGGCTAGATATATTAAACAGCAGGCTTAAAGACAAAATAACGCTATTTTCGGGACACTCAGGTGTTGGGAAATCTACTCTTATAAATGCCATTGTACCCAATTCTACATTAAAGACAGGCGATATCTCGAATTATCACGGAAAGGGTATGCACACTACAACCTTCTCCGAAATGATGGAACTTCCCCAAGGTGGTTTTATTATTGATACTCCCGGAATCAAAGGCTTTGGAACAGTAGATATGAATCCTGAAGAAATAAGCCATTATTTTACTGAGATTTTCAAATTCTCACATAATTGCCGATTCAACAATTGCATGCATACAAACGAACCGGGGTGTGCAGTAAGAGAAGCTGTAGAAAATCATTATATAAGCGAAAGCAGATATAAATCATACATTAATATCTTAGAAGACGAGACTGATGACAAATACCGAAAATAG